From one Cardiobacteriaceae bacterium TAE3-ERU3 genomic stretch:
- a CDS encoding acetyl-CoA carboxylase carboxyltransferase subunit alpha, whose product MDYLEFEKPIAELEYKLAELRQFSGQSDVDISDEIERLEKKSRSLMQSIFSDLEDWQIAQLSRHPQRPYTLDYLSEIFTDFHELHGDRAFGDDKAIVGGLARIDGQPVMIIGHEKGRDTKAKVIRNFGMPRPEGYRKALRLMKLAERFGIPLLTFIDTPGAYPGIGAEERGQSEAIARNLFEMAKLKIPVIACVIGEGGSGGALAIGVADRVLMLQNSMYSVISPEGCASILWRSAEKSADAAEAMQVTSTKLTKLGLIDRVIEEPLGGAHRHVKEMAASIKKVLLEELASLADMGDDERYAQRIKKIRAYGKFSEQS is encoded by the coding sequence ATGGATTATTTGGAATTTGAAAAGCCAATTGCAGAACTTGAGTACAAGTTGGCCGAGCTGCGACAGTTTAGTGGGCAGTCTGATGTTGATATCAGTGATGAGATTGAGCGTTTGGAGAAAAAATCGCGCAGTTTGATGCAAAGTATTTTTTCAGACCTTGAAGATTGGCAAATTGCGCAACTGTCGCGACATCCTCAGCGTCCGTACACATTGGATTATCTTTCCGAAATATTTACTGATTTTCACGAGTTGCATGGTGATCGTGCATTTGGTGATGATAAAGCCATTGTTGGTGGGTTGGCGCGTATTGACGGGCAACCAGTGATGATCATTGGCCATGAAAAAGGCCGTGATACCAAAGCAAAAGTAATTCGTAACTTCGGCATGCCACGCCCGGAAGGGTATCGCAAAGCATTAAGGCTGATGAAGCTTGCTGAGCGGTTTGGTATTCCACTTCTGACGTTTATTGATACTCCGGGCGCATATCCGGGGATTGGTGCAGAAGAGCGTGGGCAGAGTGAGGCTATTGCCCGTAACCTGTTTGAGATGGCCAAGCTTAAAATCCCCGTCATTGCCTGTGTGATCGGTGAAGGTGGTTCGGGAGGCGCTTTGGCGATTGGCGTGGCTGACCGCGTCTTGATGCTACAAAACAGTATGTATTCTGTGATTTCACCTGAAGGTTGTGCTTCTATTCTTTGGCGCAGTGCTGAAAAATCGGCTGACGCAGCGGAAGCGATGCAGGTCACTTCAACCAAGCTGACCAAGTTGGGGTTGATTGACCGGGTGATCGAAGAGCCCCTGGGTGGTGCTCATCGCCATGTTAAAGAAATGGCCGCATCAATTAAAAAAGTATTGCTCGAAGAACTCGCATCATTGGCTGATATGGGTGACGATGAGCGCTATGCGCAGCGGATCAAAAAAATTCGTGCGTACGGTAAATTTAGCGAACAAAGTTAA
- a CDS encoding chemotaxis protein CheW: MDKLDIVIVPLANAFAVLPAAMVRQILPHAPLIPSEDKANYILGSIIVQNDKLDVVDLGLLLEGQPLETDDEKLIWFAPLQKQASSFGFILRSVGLPQFMVCRADDFIDKAPGDHPLIARYIQVRGLNNPDEYPVFIIDLVNLEKEIAR, translated from the coding sequence ATGGATAAGCTAGATATAGTCATTGTACCTCTGGCAAATGCTTTTGCAGTTTTACCTGCGGCGATGGTGCGACAAATATTACCCCATGCACCTCTTATACCCTCAGAAGATAAGGCTAATTATATTTTGGGGTCTATCATTGTACAAAATGATAAACTTGACGTTGTTGACTTAGGGCTACTTCTAGAAGGCCAGCCACTAGAAACTGATGATGAAAAACTGATTTGGTTTGCGCCGCTGCAAAAGCAAGCGTCTTCCTTCGGTTTTATCTTACGTTCCGTCGGTTTGCCGCAATTTATGGTTTGTCGAGCTGATGATTTTATTGACAAGGCACCAGGCGATCATCCACTTATTGCGCGTTACATACAAGTACGAGGATTGAACAACCCGGATGAGTATCCTGTTTTCATTATCGACCTGGTTAATTTAGAAAAAGAAATAGCGAGATAG